Part of the Passer domesticus isolate bPasDom1 chromosome 8, bPasDom1.hap1, whole genome shotgun sequence genome is shown below.
TGAcattttcctgaagaaaatcCGTCCGGATTGAGGTGGGATGaaggctgcccagcccttgcTCCGTGCTCAGCATGGCAGCAGCAGGTCATGGTTCCACGTGGGTGTTTCAGAGGGAGCATCAATCTCAGGTTTGCAGGCTGTACCTGGGAAATCTGGGGTTTGGGCATCactcctgcacagagcagcgtgTGAGGAGAGGGATGGTTTTATAGTCAGGCCATCCTCCCCGTGGGTCCCTCCATAACTTTCCAATAAATTAAATACATGGTCCAAGGGGAGCCAAGCAGTTCTAGTGACTCACATCCTCTGATTTTCTCCTTCCAGACTCGGGAATAACAGTGACTCCAGCAACAGGTAACCACAGATTTCTGTTCATATGTGGGTTTTCTCTGGGATGCTCCGTGTAGGCTGCACTTACAGACCCTGGCAAATGTCCCTAACATACAGGGAGATGTGGGATTGCTTGGGATCATTTGGGATTGAGCACCCAGTTCTGTGGGAGAGGGTTGGCACTGGTCTTTATGATGCTGCAGTGGGGATGCCCTTGAGCAAGTCCTGGCAGAATTGGCACTGCAGCCATCTCAGTCCTGCCACGTTGCAGTGCTGACTGTGGGCTTTGGCTTTCATTGGGGTTCAACGGGGTTCCTGCTGGAGAGAGGGGACTCCCAGCAGGATGATCCTCTTAGGCAAAACACTGCTTGCTCAGCTGcctctctccctgcagcaccacCTGTCTCCAGAATGATGCCCACCACGCCATGGAATGCAACAGGTAtgtccagaggagctgtggggctGGACTGTCTTCTGCCCTCCACTATTcatcacagaaccacaggatGATGAGGTAGGAAGGGATCTCTGGAGTACATCTGGTCCTACATCCTGGCTAAAAGCAGGATCAGCCAGAGCTGGCTTCCCAAGACCATATCCAGAGGGCTTTTGGCTATTTGCCACCTCTGTGGACAATCTGTGTCTGTGCTCAGTCACCCTTGCAGAGAAAAAGTGTCTCCTGATGTTCAGAGAAATACCCTATGTTTCAGTTTGTGTCCATGGTCTCTTGTGGGGCACCACTGGAAAGAGCCTGGCTTCTGGAGAGAGTTGACTCCCAGCAGGTTGGGAAAAATGCTGGGAGTGAATCCTGCTGAtttctccctgcagcactgggtgCTTCCAACTCACATTCCCTTCTGTCATGGACAAGGTGGGGGAGATTTAAGTCCAGAGGAGTTAAGGGGTCTGATTATCTCCTTCCCCAGGCATCCCACTGGACAGCCAACCCCATGGATTGGGTTACTGtatgagctgggctggggggatgCAGGGGTGATGTTTTGGGGTGCCTGGCAGGGAGGGTCtctgtggggctgtggcagAGTCTCCTTGGTGGGACCATGCCCTTCTCTGATGGATTCTGGTGATGGGATAAGATCTCTCTGCCCGTGCCCGGGCTCTGCTCTTTTCCTCAGGGAGTTTCTCCTGTGGTGGCTTACTTCAGGGGTTGTCTGGCACCATCCAGAGCCCGAGATACCCCAACCCCTACCCCGACAACTCCTACTGCGTGTGGCGCATCCGGCTGCGGGACCCGGCCCGCAGGATCCAGCTCCAGTTTACGGATGTGGAGTGAGTCCAGCCGGGCTCTGGGGTGGCTTCACCCCACTGTGGGGCCTTGGCAGCCTCTGCCCGAGCACTGGGGTGAGGTGGAatggggctgggctgctgggacCTGCGGCTGTGGTCAGACAGGTTCCGCCTCTTATAGGAAACAGGTGATCCCCCAGCCAGGGAATAATGTGCTCTGACTCCATGAATCAGAATGCTGAACAATTGTTGTGGTTGTGAGGTctccaggatgagggaagagatgaatctgactccatattcTTAGAaggatatgatatgatatgatatgatatgatatgatatgatatgatatatgATATCATAAGAAAttatatactaaaactatactaaactacAGAGAAAAGGATACATCAAAAGGctagaaaagaatgaataataaaaacctgtgaCTCCTCAGAGAGTCACTCACAGCTGCCTTTGATTGATCATTAagttaaaacaattcacatggaacCAAGCCAACATGCACCTgtcacattccaaagcagcaaacagACGAGAAGAGaatcagataattattatttacatttttatctgAGGCTTTTTaacttcccaggagaagaaatcctggtgaagagatttttcagaaaatatcacgGTGACAaacaattgctttatttatTATATGACACTAATAGTATATTATAACAATACTGAAGAggtactatactaaagaatattaaagaaaaaccCATGACTGCCTgagacagccaggacacagctttgagtGACTGGCTAACCACTCAAAACAACCTTCACCCGTGTCCAATTAACCAAATCACTTTCAGtgaacaatctccataacacattccgcGTGTGCAAAAACAGGAGCAGTGAACAGCGATAAGAATTGCGTTCTCTTCCTCTCCGATATTCTCGCTGCCTTCCCCTGGAAAAATCCTTGGGAAacttgtgcctgctgctctctctgAAGAGGGCTGAGGCCATGTTTTCCCCCTGCaggctggagggcagcagctgctccttcgaTGCCATCGAGGTGTTCGACGGGGGCTCGCCGCAGAGCGCGCGGCTCGGCCTGGTGTGCCGGAGCGACCACCGCGTCTTCAACTCCTCGGGCAGCCAGCTCACCGTCGTGTTCCGCAGCGACAGCAGCGTCACCCGGAGAGGCTTCCACGCCTACTACTCCTCGTTTCTCGCCTTCGACACCACTGTGGGTAAGGCTAGAGCTGTCCTGTACTCCTCGCCAGGGCGGGAGCTCGTGCTCAGTCACAAAGAGCTGCTCTCGACACCTTGTGGGCATCTCAACACCCTCTGGCCCCACTCACCCTGGCTCAAGGGCATTTTTCAGGACAGGATGGCCATGAAGCTGCTGCCAGACACTGTTTCTTTGCCtggtgggcagggatgggaatcTCTCCGCCTTCCCCAGTGCTGCCACTGAGCTATCATCAATTTTCCTGTTCTatgctgtgggcagaggagttgctcagccctggcacactCATTGCTGCAGAGCCCAAAGGCTACTTCTTGTTTTTTCAAACTAAAGGGAGCTGATGTACACAGCCACAGTGCAGAGAACTCCTTGTggcagctgaggagctgtggggcagcaaggctggctGCTGTTCCATCTGCAGTGCCAGGCTCCCTCTGAATGGCAGCAGCACCCTCTGCTTGGCCGTCCCCTCCTCCCAGTTTGGTGTCACCAGCAAGCATGCTGAGGGTCCACTCCATCCCACCCTGCTGGCCATTAACAAAGGAGATCAAGGCCCTGCTGATGGGAGCTGTtgcaccctgggctggtggaTGGAGGGGGAGGGCTTGGAGGTGCAGCCACACAGGGGCCTGCCACGTGTCCAGGCAGTGATTGTGGCTCTGGGGTGGCAGTGTCCCTTCAGGAGCCCTTCTGGAGAGGAGGGGACTCCCAGAGGGCTGTTTCTCTTTAGCAAAATACTGAgtgcattttatattttttatattttttatcaCCTGCTGCTCTCTCCCTACAGCTCCCAATACTTCTACTCTGTCACCACCCACAGGTAGGTTTGGAGTACCTGGGTAAGTTATTGAATTGGATATTTATcagcattctttttttttgaatgcTGATATTGAATTTGATATTGATATTTGATATTGATATGATATTTGAATGCgaaattatttgattttttttcctcctcccttcGGTCATTAGCAATTGTAATAGGGGGGTTCCTCTTCCAAGAAACAGCTGATCTCCGTAATTCCAGACTCAGTATTGTCCAGttctgtggaaaatatttgTGTCCTGCTAGTGCAGGCACTGCAGATCAGCATTATAAAATCTATTCAGTGTAGTTAGCATCTCCTAATCTGCATTCAGATGTATATGAACCTAATGGAGAGGCTACTGAAGCTGACAGAAGTCACTATCTCTACATTTAGCCATGAACTTCACACAGGCATACTCCAAATGCAGCCCTAAAGTTGCATACatatctttttcttcttgtactTTTCTCTGCAGAATATTATTCTTGTGGTGGCTTGCTCTCCTCCTCATCCGGTACCTTACAGAGTCCATTTTACCCCAGAAATTATCCAAACAATGCCAACTGTGTGTGGGAAATACAAGTGAAAAGCAACTTCCGTGTCACACTTGTATTTACAGATATTCAGTAAGTAAGAATTTATTACTTGGGAAGGTGAACTTGTGGGACTGATATCTTGGACTTACTAAGCAAAAGACAACTTGATTTCAAGGATTTTTATCAAAGCTTTTAGTAAGTCTGGAGAGGGAAAATGTgttaatttttgtttatttagtCATCTACTGAGAAATTGGAAGTTGTAGCTTCTGTTCTGAAGATTTGACAATCATATCAATCAAATGTATTCTTGTGCTATAAAGAGCTAATCTGActgaaaacccaaaccaacaagcaaacaaaaaccaaagaacaTAAAAACGAAACATAAAACTAAATAGTTATGTTACTTCCCAGGATGGAAGGTGGCAGATGCCTCTCTGACTACGTGGAAATCTATGATGGGCCCCTGCACACCTCTCCTCTCCTTGGGAAGATTTGCTCTGGTTATTACCCCACGTACACATCGTCCTCAAACCTGCTGAGCGTCCGCTTCCACAGCAACTCCCGATACACATACAGGGGGTTCCAGGCCAACtatcattcctctccagctgATGACAGCACCagtaagttcatctttaaagcagaaacatgcttttcaattattttctaGTTCACTGCTTGCTAATCTTGTTAGTGTTTTAAATTAGGTCTGTAAAATTTAAATCAGATCTGTAGCGTTTTCGTGGAGATTCAAGTCCATGGTTTGGATTCTGAGCTCCTTCTGCCATATGAGCTACTTCTGCAAAAGATAGTGTTTATTTAACCCACTACTTACAACCTTTTTTGGTCACTGCAATGAGCTTGTAACATATTTTCTTTGCCATCCACTAGCACTGCTGTGTTTGCCAGACTACATGCACGTGGTTGTGAGCAGATACTTCCTTCAGTCCCACGGCTACTCTGCTTGGAACCTCACCCTGAACGACCCCTTTTGCACACCCAACATCACATCAAATGCTGTGTCATTCGACATTCCGTACACTCGCTGCGGCACTGTCAGAGAGGTAGGAGTGAGCGTTTCAGCAAAGCGGGCAAAAGCGGGAGGATATAAAAATTCAAATAGGAGAATTTGCTTTGAAAACCAGCACAAATTGAAAACtacctgggctctgcagggactgGGAGTGTCCTGGTGATTATGGGTTGTCTCCCCCTCTCCTGAAGGATATTTGCACTTGCATTTCCTGCTTCTGCTAACAAAGCATTCCCTTACAGCCCATTATCCATCTCCAAAGGAATGAGCTGTGGAAGGATACAAATACTTGGCATTTTCAAGGTCCCAGGCTGAGTGTGATTGCTATAAAGGTTTCAAAGTTTTCATGAAACATGACTAATAATCTTGTAGCCAGATTTCAGCTTAATGTGCCAGACCTGAACCTTCATGTACTCAGTGTTGTACAGGTTGTATTTAATTCTGTTATATCTGCATTTATTGTGAGTAGTTTCCTAGGTCAAAATTGTGGCCACTGAATATCACATGAAGATTACAGATTTTTATCCTGAGAACAGAAATTACTAGATTCAGACTTTTCCACGCCAGACTTTCTGGGAAATACTGTTTTTACAGTGCACATTGCTGTAAGCAAAGTTCAGAATGTAGAATAGGGCACCTGACTATATgaattaattttgcattttattttgtgtgcCAAACAGGGAAACAACAACACAATCAGCTATTCCAACATTATTAGAGGGTCGTCTTCTGGTACATTAATCACAAGAAACAGAAATCTTCTCTTGCATGTCAACTGCAAGATGCTGCAGAACACGTGGGCAAAAACGATGTACGTCGCGGACGACAACTTTGAAGTCAACGAAACTCAGTATGAGAGATACGATGTAAACCTCACATTTTATGACTCTTCAAGCTTCTCAAGGCCGGTGTATGACTCACCCTACCGTGTTGGCATCAACCAGAATTTGTTCCTGGAagcttccctgcacagctctgacCCATCACTGGAGCTATTTCTGGACACTTGCGTGGCATCTCCCACTCGCCACAATTTTACAACAAAATCCTATCCTATAATCGAGAATGGGTGAGTTCTTATGAATTACAGTTAGAGATAAAACTGCCTTCAAACTCCTGTATctcttattaattttttttaaatttaatggaATAGTGTGAATATAGCAGACAATAATGACAACTTCTAGTTAATTAATAGACAAGAGCATTCAGGGTTTACTAGGAAAAAGGGGGTGGAGTGACCCAAAGCataacacacacatacacacccCATAGCTTAAAATAACAAGTAGACTAAATGGCTATGGCCAGTTCATGGtggattattattattattatcattatcattattatcatAATAATGGCATACCTCAGGTAAGATTAATTTACCTTCACAGAATCATACAAACACCACGTATCAGACACATGACAGGCTGAGGAAAGGCAATGTCGTTCAATTCTGCCAAAAAAAGGCACTTTAGTTTTCCAACTTGCAGTTTTCTGAACTGTTTTCATTATGCTCAAAAATCACTTCTcattttgtgtgttttattaCATGTAAATGACTGACTGCAGTGTGTATTCatgagagggtttttttgtttccttttaggTGTGTCAAAGATCCCACCTATGCTACCTACTACTCACCCTACAGACACATCCTCCGGTTTAAATTCAATGCCTTCCAGTTCATTCAGAGCAATCCAGAGGTCTACCTGCAGTGTGAGCTGGTGGTGTGCAGGGCCTATGACTATTCCTCCAGGTGCTACCAAGGCTGTCTTCAAAGGTCCAAGAGAGAGGCAAGCTCTGACCTAGAAAGTGTGATTGTTGTTGCTGGCCCAATACAGCTTTGGGAACCTGGTTCTGAGACTGGGTCTGAGTAAAGCTGTCTCCTTTGATGGGTAGCATCTTTAAATGCCAATTGAATTCTGGAAGAAACCATGCTGCTGGATTGCCAGAAACTCTAGAATAAATGTTAGGAATGTGCTGACTGACTCATGCTTGTTAATCCCACTTCCTCTCATTCATCCCCATATAACAAAAATGCCCCCTCAGCAGTTCTATGGGGAGTGAAATTTGTGATCTTTaagctttttgtttgttgtttgctttcttaATGGAATGTTGAAATTGCAGTTTAGGTTCTATAAACAAGTTCCCTTATTATACATATACCTTTGTCTGGATGCGCAAGAAATCTGTTAATCTAGAATAATATTTTCcagcatttttaaatgttttgggGCATAACACTATGAGGGATAAAGCATGACCAAGTCTTTTCATCTCTCCCAGAGCTGAATTCATTTGTCATCCAGGAAAACATGAATTCAGCTGCTGTTCCATCTGATGTTTCCTGTGCGTAATTCAATTTTTGCTGTCAGCCCCTGGCagttcatggaatcacagaatatcctgagctggaagggatccacagggatcattgagtccagcacCTGGCCCTgaacagacaccccaacaatcccaccccaggaattcctgggaatgtTGTCCAAATTCCTGGACAGCCCAAACTCTCTGGTAGCCTcagggccgtgcccattccctggggagcctgggcagtgccagcaccctctggggaagaacctttccctgaaaCCCACGTAAaccccctgacacaacttcaggccctTGAGCCCTGCCACTGGCCCCCAGAGGTTGGTGCTGTCCCTCACTGCCCCtcaggaggaagctgcagaccaAAATGAGGGCTCCCCTCAGTCACTGCTCTCACTCTGGATGGGTTTCTCTTGaagcagaaaatgaagaaaGTGATTCCATGCCAGATTATGTAAACCTTGCTAAACACCTGGTCACAGTGTCTGAGTAATTTGGTGGATTGAGCAATTTCCTCAATTGAGTAATTTCATTGATGATTCAAGATTAAAATCCAAGCTTGACTGGCTTTCCTTGGTGGAGGTTCACTTCATGAAAAGAGGTGGGCTTGACATAACAACTCAACATTGAAGGAAGCCAAAAGTCGAGGGAAAGTTTAACAACCCTCTAATATTGCCTGCAATATTAGACTCTTATTTAATCCTAGCACATGAACTATAACATCCATCTTCTCAAGATGGATATCTTggttctgccagggaaaaataCAGCCAGATCTGCTGTGAGATCAGCACAGCATAACACCCTGTGCCTGTAACACCATCCTGTGGCATGTACAGGGAACCAGCACTGCTGTGGCACCTCAGATCCTGGGTTCAAttttgggcccctcactgcaAAATGTCATTGAGGttctggagcatgtccagagaagggcaaggagCTGGGGAAAGGTCTGGACCACATAAGGAGTGGGAGCTGGAAATGGCTTCAAAACTTCCCAAGGGAAAAAAGCTTAGATCAGACTTCAGTGCCTTTCACTTATTGTGTGCCGCAGTGATAAAATCGTTGCACCAGAGCTGGAGGAAATTTTTCAGTGGAAGGCTCCTGAAGGGGATGAGGGCTGGGAGATAACATGGACTGAGGATGGAAGTTTAATGACACACAAGGGTTTAATATTTGTGACTTAAGTCACTGGAGTAGCTAATGGTTTATTATAACCTTCTGTTATCATGCAACCACAACCTACAAAATTGCAGTAAAACCCCACATCTCTATATTTTCCCCCTCTATTAAATACTggtgaataaataaaaatatatatcaaTGTCCCCAAGAGGTATTTGCACTGTCATATTTGCATTACGGCCTGAAGTTCTCCTCACCATTCCCTGGCTAAGTATAAGTCTTCCCCAGTTCTAGATAAAATCTTAAGTTTAGGGCAAATGGTGTAGTTATTGCTCTTAGTAAATGCAAATGATGATTATTAATAAATGGCGTCTTCtctcaaattttctttttttaactacTCTTCCCTGAAGTGCTCCACCAAATCTTATTTGAAAAGGCTTCTACTAGCATTTATTTCTCTTACAAGGCTGCTGGTCACTTCAGTAAAAGCCCACATTATTATAATTCTTAGCTCAAGTTCTTGGTTCAAAATGACACCAATCTTGCTACACTGTAGGGTGGCAGCTACAAAGAGAACAATGGAATAAGTCAATGGctattgtatttttctttttgaagggATGACTCACCCATCCTTATGAAGGACAGAGTAGATTCATTGTGTTGTTATACTCACATGGACCAGGGAACACCaaagccagagctgcagcacagtgaAATCCTCAAGAAAAACATATAGGTCAGGGATGAAGATAAGATAGCAAGAGATGAGGTGTATGAAATTCTAGCTCACAAACACAATGCAGAATCTTTCCAGAGTAGTTTGAGCATTTCTATGGATCTGATCTGCTCTGGCACCATATTTGTTGAGCTTGAAGTCAGACTAATATATCTGAATATCAATgaaagatataaaaatatattctatATCCTCTCATTTTAAGATGTGTCCACcaccttttccctttttgttctATTCATTGTATTTAGATAAATAGACCAATACAGAATTCATCTTCTCTAACAAAGAGATGTTTGCTGAAGTGCCTGGCTTAGGCAAGCAAGGCTTGCCAGCTCATTCCAGCAGGCTGTGAGCCCTTGGGCAGCCAGTGCCTGCCCATGAATTATGGTGCAGCCAAATTCTGGGCTCTGTTCTTTACAcaaattcttttttatttataaaacagCAAACACAGCGTGGAGCCCACCAGGCAGACCTCACCTCTGACTTTGAATGGTAAAGAACAAAACCTGCATGGCCATGCCCTGGTTGTGCAGGCTGTGCCCTTTGCAGGAGGGTGTGCACAGTCTGGCTTGGTTTTGGGGAGTTTTCCAGTGTGGGGGCTGAGGTATGTTTGCCCTCAATATGCACCATCGTTGTGAAATTTATAAACTCAGAGCCTCACTCGAGCAGTGAGTAGTTCAGCAAATATCTTCAGGATGGATTTCAAGAAGTGTGTTGGAGGCCTGATCAAGCAGAGGTTAAAGGCAAACACTTAACTGCCCCAGGGGTTTATAAAGAATTTGGGAGACTAGTCATAGTAGAAAAGTTATGGACATAACTTATTTAAACATTTGttaattcaaatattttattttaatggtttCTCTTGGCTCACAGTTAAATGTCAATGCGTATTTGCCATCATGCAATATTTAGTACAGCAATATATGTGTAAAACTGGTTTCATTTACTGTGGCAAAATTAATTAACTTCACTTCCCTGTCTATGAATTGTTATAGAGTGCTTTGTAATGTGGGGGTGAGGTGGGATGTATTTACAGTTGTCATTGCCCACTCATTCAGTAAATACTGTTGCCTCACATGGTCAGATGCAGAG
Proteins encoded:
- the LOC135306897 gene encoding deleted in malignant brain tumors 1 protein-like, whose amino-acid sequence is MAATRILSWMVMVILHIQVDAVTIDPTTTTESTTQTTRPPTTTAPTTFSIIVDEILLRLGDGPNECAGNVEIYYFGGWEKVCGYLWDMRDAQVVCRQLGCGYPLAVMHPFPPGSWYSFMFTEVNCTGDENFLWHCPYKYQHNACYHGIASVVCSDSGITVTPATAPPVSRMMPTTPWNATGSFSCGGLLQGLSGTIQSPRYPNPYPDNSYCVWRIRLRDPARRIQLQFTDVELEGSSCSFDAIEVFDGGSPQSARLGLVCRSDHRVFNSSGSQLTVVFRSDSSVTRRGFHAYYSSFLAFDTTVAPNTSTLSPPTEYYSCGGLLSSSSGTLQSPFYPRNYPNNANCVWEIQVKSNFRVTLVFTDIQMEGGRCLSDYVEIYDGPLHTSPLLGKICSGYYPTYTSSSNLLSVRFHSNSRYTYRGFQANYHSSPADDSTTLLCLPDYMHVVVSRYFLQSHGYSAWNLTLNDPFCTPNITSNAVSFDIPYTRCGTVREGNNNTISYSNIIRGSSSGTLITRNRNLLLHVNCKMLQNTWAKTMYVADDNFEVNETQYERYDVNLTFYDSSSFSRPVYDSPYRVGINQNLFLEASLHSSDPSLELFLDTCVASPTRHNFTTKSYPIIENGCVKDPTYATYYSPYRHILRFKFNAFQFIQSNPEVYLQCELVVCRAYDYSSRCYQGCLQRSKREASSDLESVIVVAGPIQLWEPGSETGSE